A window of the Fulvia fulva chromosome 3, complete sequence genome harbors these coding sequences:
- a CDS encoding ATP synthase subunit gamma, mitochondrial — protein sequence MLSRAARPALRAAGAPSLRPAAPVVQNAANFATLREIEGRLKSIKNIEKITKTMKIVASTKLTKAQRAMEESRQYGNTNQKVFDEAETKPTESEGKKTLLIVCSSDKGLCGGIHSGLSRAVRRMIDENPKAYELVILGEKAKAQLGRSNAQQMAMSFAGVGKDVPTFADAQAIADQVTLLPGDYGSVKILYNKFINAQSYEPTVIEAYDEEAIRESPNFSAFEIDDEVLTNMREFALANSLFWALAEGHACEISARRNAMDNASKNAGDMIDKFQILYNRTRQAVITGELVEIITGAAASEDS from the exons ATGCTATCCAGAGCTGCACGTCCCGCCCTCAGGGCCGCCGGCGCCCCATCGCTGCG GCCCGCCGCCCCAGTCGTCCAGAATGCCGCCAACTTCGCCACCCTCCGCGAAATCGAAGGCCGTCTCAAGTCCATCAAGAACATTGAGAAGATCACCAAGACGATGAAGATTGTGGCCTCCACCAAGCTCACCAAGGCCCAGCGTGCTATGGAGGAGTCCCGCCAGTACGGAAACACCAACCAGAAGGTCTTCGATGAGGCAGAGACAAAGCCAACAGAGTCGGAGGGCAAGAAGACGCTGCTCATCGTGTGCAGCTCGGACAAGGGTCTCTGTGGTGGTATCCACTCTGGTCTGTCCCGTGCTGTGCGCCGCATGATCGACGAGAACCCAAAGGCATACGAGCTTGTCATTCTGGGCGAGAAGGCCAAGGCTCAGCTCGGTCGTAGCAACGCGCAGCAGATGGCCATGTCTTTCGCAGGTGTCGGCAAGGACGTCCCAACCTTTGCCGATGCTCAGGCCATTGCCGACCAGGTCACCCTCCTCCCAGGCGACTACGGCAGCGTCAAGATCTTGTACAACAAGTTCATTAACGCCCAGAGCTACGAGCCAACTGTGATTGAGGCATACGATGAGGAGGCCATTCGCGAGTCAC CAAACTTCTCTGCTTTTGAGATCGATGACGAGGTTCTCACCAACATGCGCGAGTTTGCCCTCGCCAACTCGCTCTTCTGGGCTCTGGCTGAGGGCCACGCCTGCGAAATCTCCGCTCGTCGCAACGCCATGGACAATGCGTCCAAGAACGCCGGCGACATGATTGACAAGTTCCAGATTCTCTACAACCGAACGAGACAGGCTGTCATTACTGGCGAGCTGGTCGAGATCATCACTGGTGCTGCCGCATCTGAGGATTCATAG
- a CDS encoding DNA topoisomerase 1 has protein sequence MSDSEDDRPLVAKSKETISKAVDAAMDKQNGETNGAALPGISIANGPVEDMDVDKPTSNGKRKASMTNGNSYKEASESDDEDDVPLKKRKTAATSDDSDDDVPLVKKTQKPIQVTAAQIGEDSGDEPIVKKLQKEKAMIEKKAEKEAKEIRADESKSKRKSKKPVSDDEDDEPIAKKTASTKKQTNGAKRIKKEESDEDDKPLAKKKAPAKKAAAKKEEATPKKGKGKVKKEESPEEDGEEEEEYRWWEDPSKGDGTTKWNTLEHNGVVFPPEYEPLPKNVKLLYDGVPVSMHPGAEEIAHAFGAMLNSTHNVENPTFQKNFMHDFKEKLEETGHAKDPQGKQVKITKFEKCDFKPIFNHVDAERQAKKALPAAEKKKLKAEKDEIEAPYLYCMWDGRKQKVGNFRVEPPGLFRGRGEHPKTGKWKKRVLPEQITINIGKEATVPKPPEGHQWKEIKHDNTATWLAMWQENINGAYKYVMLAANSDIKGQSDYKKFEKARELKKHIDRIRKDYTKELKSEIMAERQRATAVYLIDQFALRAGNEKSDDEADTVGCCSLKFENVTLKPPNKIIFDFLGKDSIRFYDEVEVSEQVFKNLKIFKRSPKKEGDEIFDRLTTSGLNKHLSNYMQGLTAKVFRTYNASYTMSTLLQQMTPDHSGKTAIAEQVKAYNDANRKVAILCNHKRTVAAGHAQQMEKMEDKINALRYQQYRVKLMMLDLDPKQKKKRGAEYFELPEGLDKEWQETHHKALVEEQRTKIQKKFDKENEKLEADGDKPMKAKELEERMEPVKELEAKLKKEFKTGKVEAEGKSASIEKYEKDLEKLDTRIATMQTQAEDRDNNKEVALGTSKINYIDPRLTVVFSKKFDVPIERFFSKTLREKFDWAIKSVDEDWEF, from the exons ATGAGTGATTCAGAGGACGATAGGCCTCTTGTGG CCAAGTCCAAAGAAACCATCTCCAAGGCCGTCGACGCAGCCATGGACAAGCAGAACGGCGAGACCAACGGCGCTGCGCTTCCGGGCATCAGCATAGCTAATGGTCCTGTCGAGGACATGGATGTTGATAAGCCGACTTCTAATGGCAAGCGGAAAGCCTCGATGACCAATGGAAACAGCTACAAGGAGGCAAGCGAGTCTGACGACGAAGACGATGTGCCTCTCAAGAAGCGCAAGACGGCAGCTACCTCGGACGACTCGGACGATGATGTGCCACTTGTGAAGAAGACACAGAAGCCGATCCAGGTGACGGCGGCGCAGATTGGTGAAGACTCTGGCGACGAGCCCATCGTCAAAAAGCTTCAGAAGGAGAAGGCCATGATTGAGAAGAAGGCCGAGAAGGAAGCCAAGGAGATCCGCGCAGATGAGTCGAAGTCGAAGCGCAAGTCCAAAAAGCCCGTGAGTGACGATGAGGATGATGAGCCGATCGCGAAAAAGACAGCTTCCACGAAGAAGCAGACGAATGGCGCAAAGAGGATCAAGAAGGAGGAGTCGGATGAGGACGACAAGCCTCTCGCCAAGAAGAAGGCGCCTGCAAAGAAAGCTGCGGCGAAGAAAGAAGAGGCCACTCCGAAGAAAGGCAAAGGCAAAGTCAAGAAGGAGGAGTCGCCTGAGGAAGACGGCGAGGAAGAGGAAGAGTACAGGTGGTGGGAGGATCCATCAAAAGGCGATGGCACGACCAAGTGGAACACCCTCGAGCACAACGGAGTGGTCTTCCCTCCCGAATACGAGCCACTTCCGAAGAACGTCAAACTACTCTACGATGGCGTACCAGTTTCGATGCACCCAGGGGCCGAAGAGATTGCGCATGCGTTTGGTGCCATGCTGAACTCAACACACAACGTGGAGAACCCAACCTTCCAAAAGAACTTCATGCACGACTTCAAGGAGAAGCTCGAGGAGACTGGCCATGCAAAGGACCCACAAGGCAAGCAGGTGAAGATCACGAAGTTTGAGAAGTGCGACTTTAAGCCCATCTTCAACCATGTGGACGCAGAACGACAAGCAAAGAAAGCTCTTCCAGCTGCAGAGAAGAAGAAGCTGAAAGCCGAGAAGGACGAGATCGAAGCTCCATATCTGTACTGCATGTGGGACGGGCGCAAGCAGAAGGTTGGCAACTTCCGCGTCGAACCGCCAGGCCTCTTCCGAGGACGAGGCGAGCACCCAAAGACCGGCAAGTGGAAGAAGCGCGTTCTGCCAGAGCAGATCACCATTAACATCGGCAAGGAGGCAACGGTACCAAAGCCACCGGAGGGCCACCAGTGGAAGGAGATCAAGCACGACAACACAGCGACCTGGCTAGCGATGTGGCAAGAGAACATCAATGGAGCATACAAGTATGTCATGCTGGCAGCAAACTCCGACATCAAGGGTCAAAGTGACTACAAGAAGTTCGAGAAGGCACGTGAGCTCAAGAAGCACATTGATCGTATTCGAAAGGACTACACGAAAGAGCTCAAGTCGGAGATCATGGCCGAGCGACAACGCGCCACGGCCGTGTATCTTATCGATCAGTTCGCGCTTCGAGCTGGCAACGAAAAGAGCGACGATGAAGCCGACACAGTCGGTTGCTGTTCTCTGAAGTTCGAAAACGTGACACTCAAGCCACCGAACAAGATCATCTTCGACTTCTTGGGCAAAGACAGTATTCGGTTTTACGACGAGGTGGAGGTCTCCGAGCAGGTGTTCAAGAACTTGAAGATCTTCAAACGATCACCGAAGAAGGAAGGCGACGAGATTTTCGACAGACTCACAACCTCGGGACTGAACAAGCACTTGTCAAACTACATGCAAGGCTTGACCGCCAAGGTTTTCCGTACCTACAACGCATCCTACACCATGTCCACGCTTCTTCAGCAGATGACGCCCGATCACTCCGGCAAAACAGCTATAGCTGAGCAAGTCAAGGCCTACAACGATGCAAATCGCAAGGTTGCCATCTTGTGTAACCACAAGCGTACCGTTGCCGCAGGCCACGCGCAGCAGATGGAGAAGATGGAAGACAAGATCAATGCTCTGAGGTACCAGCAGTACAGAGTCAAGCTTATGATGCTAGACCTGGATCCGAAGCAGAAGAAGAAGCGAGGCGCAGAGTACTTCGAGCTGCCAGAAGGACTTGACAAGGAATGGCAGGAGACTCACCACAAGGCACTCGTCGAGGAGCAGCGTACCAAGATCCAGAAGAAGTTCGACAAGGAGAACGAGAAGCTCGAGGCCGATGGTGACAAGCCCATGAAGGCCAAGGAGCTTGAAGAGCGCATGGAACCTGTCAAGGAACTTGAAGCTAAGCTTAAGAAGGAGTTCAAGACTGGCAAGGTTGAGGCCGAGGGTAAGAGCGCTTCCATCGAAAAGTATGAGAAGGACCTTGAGAAGCTCGACACTCGCATCGCCACCATGCAGACCCAGGCTGAGGATCGTGACAACAACAAGGAGGTCGCCTTGGGCACCTCTAAGATC AACTACATCGACCCACGTCTCACTGTCGTCTTCTCCAAGAAGTTCGACGTACCGATCGAGCGCTTCTTCTCCAAGACTCTGCGTGAGAAGTTCGACTGGGCTATCAAGTCCGTCGACGAGGACTGGGAGTTCTGA
- a CDS encoding UPF0382 membrane protein, with translation MASPWFTTAALFGGSSVAFGAFGAHGLKSRGIAPEKIASWGTAAHYQLIHTVALLVIEQAAPKNVYAKSLFAAGMVGFSGSIYALVLNPELKFLGPVTPLGGVCLIGGWLALAFGSRGRAIGL, from the exons ATGGCATCTCCTTGGTTCACGACCGCCGCTCTCTTTGGCGGGAGCTCCGTGGCGTTTGGAGCCTTTGGTGCACATGGTTTGAAGAGTCGAGGTATTGCGCCGGAGAAGATTGCGAGTTGGGGCACGGCGGCGCATTATCAG TTGATTCATACCGTCGCTCTACTTGTGATTGAGCAGGCGGCGCCGAAGAATGTTTATGCGAAGTCGCTGTTTGCTGCTG GCATGGTTGGCTTTTCTGGGTCCATATATGCCCTCGTGCTCAACCCGGAGCTCAAGTTTCTCGGACCTGTTACGCCACTTGGAGGCGTATGCTTGATCGGCGGATGGCTCGCACTTGCCTTTGGAAGCAGAGGTCGTGCGATTGGTCTGTAG